One Chromobacterium paludis genomic window carries:
- a CDS encoding YkgJ family cysteine cluster protein yields MSEKSNPCQSCGACCASFRVSFYWAEADDGGGTVPHHLTEKVNDWTRCMRGTWSSAPRCVALQGEVGRSVGCAIYPLRADACRAVEAGSPQCGKARAKHGLPLVPLDLADAAPLLAG; encoded by the coding sequence ATGAGTGAAAAAAGCAATCCCTGCCAATCCTGCGGCGCTTGCTGCGCCAGCTTCCGCGTTTCCTTTTACTGGGCCGAGGCCGATGACGGCGGCGGCACGGTGCCTCATCACCTGACCGAAAAAGTCAACGACTGGACGCGCTGCATGCGCGGCACCTGGTCATCTGCGCCACGCTGCGTCGCCTTGCAGGGTGAAGTGGGGCGCAGCGTCGGGTGCGCCATCTACCCCTTGCGCGCGGATGCCTGCCGGGCGGTGGAGGCCGGCTCGCCGCAGTGCGGGAAGGCGCGCGCGAAGCATGGCCTCCCCCTTGTGCCGCTGGATCTGGCCGACGCAGCGCCGCTGCTGGCGGGATGA
- a CDS encoding TIGR03862 family flavoprotein, whose translation MKEEAGRKVAIIGGGPAGLMAAEALAQRGIAADVYDAMPSVGRKFLLAGIGGLNLTHSESYPAFVSRYGERAAQIDLLLRGFDAGALRAWAHGLGVETFVGSSGRVFPREMKAAPLLRAWLSRLREAGVRIHVRHRWQGWNEDGSLRFDTADGELAVRADATLLALGGGSWKKLGSDGRWLPWLAERGVATAPLLPSNCGFDAGWSAFFADKFAGEPLKSVGLSFQGGDGRAFQRVGECVITQSGIEGSLIYACSALLRDEILRAGSATCYLDLIPAWDEARVLAEVTHPRGSRSLSSHLQSRLNLKGARAGILRECLDKDRFQNPAALAAAIKRLPLTLTATRPMDEAISTAGGVCFSALDSRQMLSALPGVFCAGEMLDWEAPTGGYLLTACFASGRAAGIGLAEWLAAE comes from the coding sequence ATGAAAGAAGAGGCGGGGCGCAAGGTCGCCATCATTGGCGGCGGGCCGGCGGGTCTGATGGCGGCGGAAGCGCTGGCGCAGCGCGGCATAGCGGCGGACGTGTATGACGCCATGCCTTCGGTGGGACGCAAGTTTCTGCTGGCCGGCATCGGCGGCCTCAATTTGACCCATTCCGAATCTTATCCGGCCTTTGTCAGCCGCTATGGCGAGCGCGCGGCGCAAATCGACCTGCTATTGCGCGGTTTCGATGCCGGCGCCTTGCGCGCCTGGGCTCACGGACTGGGCGTGGAGACCTTCGTCGGCAGCTCTGGCCGGGTGTTTCCGCGGGAGATGAAAGCGGCGCCGCTGCTGCGCGCCTGGCTCAGCCGCCTGCGCGAGGCCGGCGTGCGCATTCATGTCCGCCATCGCTGGCAAGGCTGGAACGAGGACGGCAGCCTGCGTTTCGACACGGCGGACGGCGAGCTGGCGGTGCGCGCGGACGCCACCTTGTTGGCGCTGGGCGGCGGCAGCTGGAAAAAGCTCGGCTCGGACGGCCGTTGGCTGCCGTGGTTGGCGGAGAGGGGCGTCGCCACCGCGCCGCTGTTGCCGTCCAATTGCGGCTTCGACGCCGGCTGGAGCGCGTTCTTCGCCGACAAGTTTGCCGGCGAGCCGCTGAAATCCGTCGGCCTGTCCTTCCAGGGCGGCGACGGCCGCGCGTTTCAGCGCGTGGGGGAGTGCGTGATCACTCAAAGCGGCATCGAGGGCAGCTTGATCTACGCCTGCTCGGCCTTGCTGCGCGACGAGATCCTCCGCGCCGGCTCCGCCACCTGTTACCTGGACCTGATTCCGGCCTGGGACGAAGCCAGGGTGCTGGCCGAGGTCACGCACCCGCGCGGTTCCCGCTCGCTGTCCAGCCATCTGCAAAGCCGGCTGAACCTCAAGGGCGCCCGCGCCGGCATCCTGCGCGAGTGTCTGGACAAAGACCGTTTCCAGAACCCGGCGGCGCTGGCCGCGGCCATCAAGCGGCTGCCCTTGACGCTGACGGCGACGCGGCCCATGGACGAGGCCATCAGCACGGCGGGCGGCGTATGCTTTTCCGCGCTGGATTCGCGGCAGATGCTGAGCGCGCTGCCCGGCGTGTTTTGCGCCGGCGAGATGCTGGACTGGGAGGCGCCCACCGGCGGTTATTTGTTGACGGCCTGCTTCGCCAGCGGCCGCGCGGCAGGGATCGGGCTGGCCGAGTGGTTGGCGGCCGAATAG
- a CDS encoding methyl-accepting chemotaxis protein — translation MRKFSDWPIWLRLTGAIWGCLVLAWGGLIAWETRASRDIAVEQAKDLAHSMNEMTLAGLTGMMITGTVGQRDVFLDQIRELSAVRDLRVIRGDAVSKQFGPGNAGDKARAGDELEREALQDGKPRIEIESAPGRGEQLRVVYPALASSNYLGKNCMTCHQVADKTPLGAVSMRISLEKPYAAVDSFRAQSILFALLASLPLLGVVYLFIRRFVTDPLQEMAKGLAELAQGEGDLTRRLPVKSNDEIGVTASLFNRMLGTVASLVRQVSESADAVAQASRRLSGGAGQLAASSHRQNSQSMAAAEAVEQLASHIGEIAGKAEHVSNGAEESLQRSEQGRRSLQQLQQEVGQVESAVQLMAQAESDLVNSTAVITSMTKEVREIAEQTNLLALNAAIEAARAGEMGRGFAVVADEVRKLAEKSARSASQIDAVTGSLNDKTDAVRQAVSAGLESLHASRQSTDSVAGVLAAANQSVAEVRDGLQQIVQVTEQQRLTSQAVNENIDAIADMARTNDAGIQQTVGAAEALETLARRLTDSVSRFKV, via the coding sequence ATGAGAAAATTTTCCGACTGGCCGATCTGGCTGCGACTGACCGGCGCCATCTGGGGCTGCCTGGTGTTGGCATGGGGAGGGCTGATCGCCTGGGAAACGCGGGCCAGCCGCGACATCGCGGTCGAACAGGCCAAGGACCTGGCGCACAGCATGAATGAGATGACGCTGGCCGGCCTCACCGGCATGATGATCACCGGCACCGTGGGCCAGCGCGACGTGTTTCTGGACCAGATCCGAGAGCTGTCCGCCGTGCGCGACCTGCGCGTGATTCGCGGCGACGCGGTGAGCAAGCAGTTCGGCCCCGGCAACGCCGGCGACAAGGCCCGCGCCGGCGACGAGCTGGAGCGCGAGGCGCTGCAGGACGGCAAGCCGCGCATCGAGATAGAGTCCGCGCCCGGCCGCGGCGAACAGCTGCGCGTGGTTTACCCGGCCCTGGCTTCGTCCAACTACCTGGGCAAGAACTGCATGACCTGCCACCAAGTGGCGGACAAGACGCCGCTGGGCGCCGTCAGCATGCGCATTTCGCTGGAAAAGCCCTACGCCGCCGTGGACAGCTTCCGTGCGCAAAGCATCTTGTTCGCCTTGCTGGCCTCGCTGCCGCTGTTGGGCGTGGTGTATCTGTTCATCCGCCGCTTCGTCACCGATCCCTTGCAGGAAATGGCGAAAGGCCTGGCCGAGCTGGCCCAGGGCGAAGGCGACCTAACGCGCCGGCTGCCGGTCAAGAGCAATGACGAGATCGGCGTCACCGCCAGCCTGTTCAACCGCATGTTGGGCACGGTAGCCAGCCTGGTGCGCCAGGTGAGCGAAAGCGCCGACGCGGTGGCCCAAGCTTCGCGCCGGCTGAGCGGCGGCGCCGGCCAGCTGGCCGCCAGCTCTCACCGCCAAAACAGCCAGTCCATGGCCGCCGCCGAAGCGGTGGAACAGCTGGCCAGCCATATCGGCGAAATCGCCGGCAAGGCCGAGCACGTCAGCAACGGCGCGGAAGAGAGTTTGCAACGCTCCGAGCAAGGGCGGCGCAGCCTGCAGCAGCTGCAGCAGGAGGTGGGACAAGTGGAAAGCGCGGTGCAGCTGATGGCGCAGGCCGAAAGCGACCTGGTCAACTCCACCGCCGTGATCACCAGCATGACCAAGGAAGTGCGCGAGATCGCAGAGCAGACCAATCTGCTGGCCTTGAACGCGGCGATAGAAGCCGCGCGCGCCGGCGAGATGGGCCGCGGCTTCGCCGTGGTGGCGGACGAGGTGCGCAAGCTGGCGGAAAAATCCGCCCGTTCCGCCAGCCAGATCGACGCGGTCACGGGCTCGCTCAACGACAAGACCGATGCCGTGCGCCAGGCTGTCAGCGCCGGCCTGGAGTCGCTGCACGCCAGCCGCCAGTCCACCGACAGCGTGGCGGGGGTGCTGGCCGCCGCCAATCAATCGGTGGCGGAAGTGCGCGACGGCCTGCAGCAGATCGTGCAGGTGACCGAGCAACAACGCCTCACCAGCCAGGCGGTGAACGAAAACATAGACGCGATCGCCGACATGGCCCGCACCAACGACGCCGGCATCCAGCAAACCGTGGGCGCGGCGGAGGCGCTGGAAACGCTGGCGCGCCGGCTGACCGACTCGGTGTCGCGCTTCAAGGTTTGA
- the dbpA gene encoding ATP-dependent RNA helicase DbpA — protein MKPAAFSTLPLPAPLLSNLDSLGYHQMTAIQAASLPAILEGRDLIAQAKTGSGKTAAFGLGLLANINPRWFGVQALVMCPTRELADQVAQEIRRLARAIDNIKVVTLTGGTPMGPQIGSLEHGAHIVVGTPGRLQDHLFRETLNLAGVKTLVLDEADRMIDMGFIEEIVGIVRACPKTRQTLLFSATYPEDIRKASGQFLRNPVEVKVESLHTADHIEQWFYKVKPETRLETVSRILRHLRPTSALAFCNTRERCKELVRELQEQGFHALTLHGDLEQRERDQILLRFANKSATVLVATDVAARGLDIKELDVVINVDVTHDPEVHIHRIGRTGRGEQHGLALTLATDSEAKRLVQIENYQQADLTWADVEELTPAPGGPLLPPMVTLEIAGGKREKLRPGDLLGALTGDAGFAGSQIGKINIFEFASFVALDRAIAEDALAKLSQGKIKGKQFKMRLIG, from the coding sequence GTGAAACCAGCCGCTTTTTCCACCCTGCCCCTGCCCGCCCCGCTGTTGTCCAACCTGGACAGCCTGGGCTACCACCAGATGACCGCCATCCAGGCCGCCAGCCTGCCCGCCATTCTGGAAGGCCGCGATCTGATCGCCCAGGCCAAAACCGGCAGCGGCAAGACGGCTGCGTTTGGCCTCGGCCTGTTGGCCAATATCAATCCGCGCTGGTTCGGCGTGCAGGCGCTGGTGATGTGCCCGACGCGCGAACTGGCCGACCAGGTGGCGCAGGAAATCCGCCGCCTGGCGCGCGCCATCGACAACATCAAGGTGGTGACGCTGACCGGCGGCACCCCCATGGGGCCGCAAATCGGCTCGCTGGAGCATGGCGCCCACATCGTGGTGGGCACGCCGGGCCGGCTGCAGGACCATCTGTTCCGCGAAACGCTGAACCTGGCCGGCGTGAAGACGCTGGTGCTGGACGAGGCGGACCGCATGATAGACATGGGCTTCATCGAAGAGATCGTCGGCATCGTCCGCGCCTGCCCGAAGACCCGCCAGACCCTGCTGTTCTCCGCCACCTATCCGGAAGACATCCGCAAGGCCAGCGGGCAGTTTCTGAGAAATCCGGTGGAAGTGAAGGTGGAATCCCTGCACACCGCCGACCACATCGAGCAGTGGTTCTACAAGGTGAAGCCGGAAACCCGGCTGGAGACGGTCAGCCGCATCCTGCGCCACCTGCGCCCCACTTCGGCGCTGGCCTTCTGCAACACCCGCGAACGCTGCAAGGAGCTGGTACGCGAGCTGCAAGAGCAAGGCTTCCACGCGCTGACCCTGCACGGCGATCTGGAACAGCGCGAGCGCGACCAGATCCTGCTGCGCTTCGCCAACAAGAGCGCCACCGTGCTGGTGGCCACCGACGTGGCGGCCCGCGGCCTGGACATCAAGGAGCTGGACGTGGTGATCAACGTCGACGTCACCCACGACCCGGAAGTGCACATCCACCGCATCGGCCGCACCGGCCGCGGCGAACAACACGGCCTGGCGCTGACCCTGGCCACCGACAGCGAGGCCAAGCGCCTGGTGCAGATCGAAAACTACCAGCAGGCGGACCTGACCTGGGCCGACGTGGAAGAGCTGACCCCGGCGCCGGGCGGCCCGCTGCTGCCGCCCATGGTCACGCTGGAAATCGCCGGCGGCAAACGCGAAAAGCTGCGCCCGGGCGACCTTCTGGGCGCGCTGACCGGCGACGCCGGCTTCGCCGGCAGCCAGATCGGCAAGATCAATATCTTCGAGTTCGCCAGCTTCGTCGCGCTGGACCGCGCCATCGCCGAGGACGCGCTGGCCAAGCTGTCCCAGGGCAAGATCAAGGGCAAGCAATTCAAGATGCGGCTGATAGGCTGA
- a CDS encoding methyl-accepting chemotaxis protein: MTITKRLMMTIALALLALIVVGGQGLWQQRQANERFDYLRINTFPSIHDLDEAKVVLADMRLALARGAAMVDPAARQAQLGLLPDLDRRFDAAMDKYEKELLSNDEDKQMLQADRESMKAYRGQRDKYLQLLRANDVPGADKLLVGEMSEVAKSLNQQLLAHVEFNYKLAEQLSSDNAAAYQEGVMTSLAVVALAVLLCGGLSARLYVHIRRSLSSLLGIMQEVRSRLDFRLRAPVARMDEIGQASSAFNELMGRLQQSLQEIRGSVGEMQGAIVKMADSSLHIAGSSVAQSESASAMAASVEQVTVSINHVADRAREADEQAREAGSIAEHGSGVVLGTVDGISAVAQAVTEAAERIGKLRDDSATIATVLSVIKDIADQTNLLALNAAIEAARAGEMGRGFAVVADEVRKLAERTASSTTEISGVIDKMQHGTQAAVSGMQQVVDQVNQEAERARGASVAIQQIKTNSERSVELISEISSSIVEQGTASNIIAQKVE; encoded by the coding sequence ATGACGATCACGAAGCGGCTGATGATGACGATAGCCTTGGCGCTGCTCGCCTTGATCGTGGTGGGGGGGCAGGGCCTGTGGCAGCAGCGTCAGGCCAACGAGCGCTTTGATTATCTGAGGATCAACACCTTCCCCAGCATTCATGACCTGGATGAGGCCAAGGTCGTCCTGGCCGACATGCGCCTGGCTTTGGCGCGCGGCGCGGCCATGGTGGACCCTGCGGCCAGACAAGCCCAGCTGGGCTTGCTGCCCGATCTTGACCGCCGCTTCGATGCGGCCATGGATAAATACGAGAAAGAGCTGCTGTCCAACGACGAGGATAAGCAGATGCTGCAGGCTGACCGCGAAAGCATGAAGGCCTACCGCGGGCAGCGCGACAAGTACTTGCAGCTGTTGCGCGCCAATGATGTGCCCGGGGCCGACAAACTGCTGGTGGGCGAGATGTCGGAGGTGGCCAAAAGCTTGAATCAGCAATTGCTGGCGCATGTCGAATTCAATTACAAGCTGGCCGAGCAACTATCGAGCGACAACGCCGCCGCTTATCAAGAGGGCGTGATGACCTCGCTGGCGGTGGTGGCCTTGGCGGTCTTATTGTGCGGCGGACTCAGCGCCCGGCTGTATGTCCACATTCGCCGCAGCCTGTCCAGTCTGCTGGGCATCATGCAAGAGGTGCGCAGCCGGCTGGACTTCAGGCTGCGCGCGCCGGTGGCGCGGATGGATGAGATTGGCCAGGCCTCTTCAGCCTTCAATGAGCTGATGGGCCGGTTGCAGCAAAGCCTTCAGGAGATACGCGGCAGCGTGGGCGAGATGCAGGGCGCCATCGTCAAAATGGCGGACTCTTCCTTGCATATCGCCGGCAGTTCTGTGGCGCAGAGCGAGTCGGCTTCAGCCATGGCGGCGTCGGTGGAGCAGGTGACGGTCAGCATCAATCACGTGGCGGACCGCGCGCGCGAGGCGGACGAGCAGGCGCGCGAGGCCGGCTCCATCGCGGAGCACGGCAGCGGCGTGGTCTTGGGCACAGTGGACGGCATCAGCGCGGTGGCGCAGGCGGTGACCGAGGCGGCGGAGCGCATCGGCAAGCTGCGCGACGATAGCGCCACCATCGCCACGGTGCTGAGCGTGATCAAGGACATCGCGGACCAAACCAATCTATTGGCGCTGAACGCGGCGATAGAGGCGGCGCGCGCCGGCGAGATGGGCCGCGGTTTCGCCGTGGTGGCCGACGAGGTGCGCAAGCTGGCTGAGCGCACCGCCAGCTCCACCACCGAGATTTCCGGCGTGATAGACAAGATGCAGCACGGCACGCAGGCGGCGGTGAGCGGCATGCAGCAGGTGGTGGACCAGGTCAATCAGGAAGCGGAGAGGGCGCGCGGCGCCAGCGTGGCTATCCAGCAGATCAAGACCAATTCCGAGCGCAGCGTGGAGCTGATCAGCGAAATTTCCAGCAGCATCGTGGAGCAGGGCACGGCCAGCAACATCATCGCGCAGAAAGTGGAGTAG
- a CDS encoding 7-cyano-7-deazaguanine/7-aminomethyl-7-deazaguanine transporter, with amino-acid sequence MFDFTDRQRASALLWLSLFHIAIIASSNYLVQLPVSVFGLHTTWGAFTFPFIFLATDLTVRVFGAPLARRIILASMLPALAISYLVSVLFYQGAWQGAAALEQPNLFVARIAAASFAAYALGQILDVQVFNRLRQLPAWWIAPAAAMFLGNISDTLSFFFIAFYKSSDPFMAAHWGEIALVDYGFKLLICMLFFLPMYGVALKLILSRLLSLAPAAPLRAA; translated from the coding sequence ATGTTTGACTTCACTGACCGCCAGCGCGCCAGCGCGCTGCTGTGGCTGTCCCTGTTCCATATCGCCATCATCGCGTCCAGCAATTATCTGGTGCAGCTGCCGGTCTCCGTATTCGGCCTGCACACTACCTGGGGCGCTTTCACGTTTCCGTTCATTTTCCTGGCCACGGACCTGACCGTCCGCGTGTTTGGCGCGCCATTGGCCCGACGCATCATCCTGGCATCCATGCTGCCGGCGCTGGCCATCTCCTATCTGGTGTCCGTGCTGTTCTACCAGGGCGCATGGCAAGGCGCAGCGGCGCTGGAACAGCCAAACCTGTTCGTGGCCCGCATCGCCGCGGCCAGCTTCGCCGCCTACGCCCTGGGCCAAATCCTGGATGTGCAGGTGTTCAACCGCCTGCGCCAGCTCCCCGCCTGGTGGATTGCGCCCGCGGCGGCGATGTTCCTGGGCAATATCAGCGACACCCTGTCCTTTTTCTTCATCGCCTTCTACAAAAGCAGCGACCCCTTCATGGCCGCCCACTGGGGGGAGATCGCCCTGGTGGATTACGGCTTCAAGCTGCTGATCTGCATGCTGTTCTTCCTGCCGATGTACGGCGTGGCGCTGAAACTGATACTGAGCCGGCTGCTGAGCCTGGCGCCCGCCGCGCCATTGCGCGCTGCCTGA
- a CDS encoding c-type cytochrome: protein MRLFVSMSLLLTCLSAAALAAPDGKELFQQNCAVCHGDRGQGKVGPKLVGDSSRWSKKLFERAVLEGVDDEGKALKAPMPHWGQSSLKEDKGKPPTAEEIDAIQAYLKKPH, encoded by the coding sequence ATGCGACTTTTCGTCTCAATGAGCCTGCTCTTGACCTGTCTGTCCGCCGCGGCCCTGGCCGCGCCGGATGGCAAGGAGCTTTTTCAACAGAACTGCGCGGTGTGCCATGGCGACCGCGGGCAGGGCAAGGTCGGGCCCAAGCTGGTGGGGGACTCCAGCCGCTGGAGCAAGAAACTGTTCGAGAGGGCCGTGTTGGAAGGGGTGGATGACGAAGGCAAGGCCTTGAAGGCGCCGATGCCGCACTGGGGGCAGAGCAGCCTGAAGGAAGACAAGGGCAAGCCGCCCACCGCGGAGGAGATCGACGCCATCCAGGCCTATCTCAAAAAGCCGCACTGA
- a CDS encoding LLM class flavin-dependent oxidoreductase, with protein sequence MTATPHPRLSMLELAPIVAGGDAAQALRHSAELARHVEQLGYTRFWVAEHHNMAGVASSATAVLIGHIAAHTQRIRVGSGGIMLPNHAPLVVAEQFGTLATLFPGRIDLGLGRAPGTDPLTARALRRERFAGDDFPQQVAELRGYLGPERAGQQVRAIPGIGTDVPVWLLGSSLYGAQLAAQLGLPFAFAAHFAPAQLDEALTLYRRLFQPSTTLSQPYAMVCIPALAADSDEQAQYLASTPYQKFLNLIRGDRQPLPPPVRSMEGLWNPREEFAVRHDWLGEAVFGGPQTVRAGLQALLDRTGADEIMLSVDCHDFADRLRACEIIADILPSLRMKPATARSV encoded by the coding sequence ATGACCGCCACGCCTCACCCACGCCTCTCCATGCTGGAATTGGCGCCCATCGTCGCCGGCGGCGACGCCGCCCAGGCCCTTCGCCACAGCGCGGAACTGGCCCGCCATGTCGAGCAACTGGGCTATACCCGCTTCTGGGTGGCCGAACATCACAATATGGCCGGCGTCGCCAGCTCCGCCACCGCGGTGCTGATCGGCCACATCGCCGCCCACACCCAACGCATACGCGTCGGCTCCGGCGGCATCATGCTGCCCAACCATGCGCCACTGGTGGTGGCCGAGCAATTTGGCACCCTGGCCACCCTGTTTCCGGGCCGCATCGACCTGGGCCTGGGCCGCGCCCCCGGGACGGACCCGCTCACCGCCCGCGCCCTGCGCCGCGAGCGCTTTGCCGGCGACGACTTCCCGCAACAAGTGGCCGAGCTGCGCGGCTACCTGGGCCCGGAGCGGGCGGGCCAGCAGGTTCGCGCCATTCCCGGCATCGGCACCGACGTTCCGGTATGGCTGCTGGGTTCCAGCCTGTACGGCGCGCAACTGGCGGCGCAGCTGGGCCTGCCTTTCGCCTTTGCCGCCCATTTTGCCCCGGCGCAGCTGGACGAAGCGCTGACGCTGTACCGGCGGCTGTTCCAGCCTTCCACCACGCTGAGCCAGCCTTACGCCATGGTGTGCATACCGGCCCTGGCCGCGGATAGCGACGAACAGGCCCAATACCTGGCCAGCACGCCGTACCAGAAGTTCCTGAATCTGATTCGTGGCGACCGCCAGCCCTTGCCGCCGCCGGTGCGCAGCATGGAGGGCTTGTGGAACCCGCGCGAGGAATTCGCCGTCCGCCACGACTGGCTGGGTGAAGCGGTGTTCGGCGGACCGCAGACCGTGCGCGCCGGCCTGCAGGCCCTGCTGGACCGCACCGGCGCCGATGAAATCATGCTGTCCGTGGACTGTCACGATTTTGCCGACCGCTTGCGAGCCTGCGAAATCATCGCCGACATCCTGCCCAGCCTGCGCATGAAACCAGCGACCGCGCGGTCTGTTTGA
- a CDS encoding YqaA family protein → MEAMLDWLLATLALPKVGLSAIFMISLASATLLPLGSEPAVFAYIKLRPDMFWPVLAVATLGNTLGGMIDWWMGYGAKVALLRYRQRRSHRSHSHGRSAHPPPRAGKPRLNPRYFRWMRQRGAPMLLLSWLPGIGDPLCTLAGWLRIPFWPSVCYMAIGKFLRYLLTTTVLLWVPDGFWQRLAQLL, encoded by the coding sequence ATGGAAGCCATGCTGGACTGGCTGCTCGCAACGCTGGCGTTACCCAAGGTGGGCCTTAGCGCCATCTTCATGATCAGCCTGGCATCCGCCACGCTGCTGCCCTTGGGCTCCGAACCCGCCGTGTTCGCCTACATCAAGCTCAGGCCGGACATGTTCTGGCCTGTGCTGGCGGTCGCCACGCTGGGCAATACCCTGGGCGGTATGATCGACTGGTGGATGGGCTACGGCGCGAAGGTGGCGCTGCTGCGTTATCGCCAGCGCCGCAGCCACCGCTCACACTCGCACGGCCGATCCGCCCATCCCCCGCCGCGCGCGGGCAAACCCAGGCTAAACCCGCGCTATTTTCGCTGGATGCGCCAGCGCGGGGCGCCCATGCTGCTGCTTTCCTGGCTGCCGGGCATCGGCGACCCGCTATGCACCCTGGCCGGCTGGCTGCGCATTCCGTTCTGGCCCAGCGTGTGCTACATGGCAATTGGCAAGTTCCTGCGCTATCTCCTGACCACCACCGTCTTGCTCTGGGTGCCGGATGGCTTTTGGCAGCGCCTGGCACAACTGCTTTGA
- a CDS encoding substrate-binding periplasmic protein: MDEYESAIEMKMVSIAMAMLCAVFLNNANAKSFVVGVEQIDYYPLHGYVNGKYSGYGRDVLDAFAKQSGYSFTYAPLPVSRLFYTFLNENTIDFKYPDNPHWQADMKKGKSVLYSDPVINVIEGLLVKPEKVDQLSEGSLKAIVTMRGFTPWPLEPAMRQKVNDGIIRVYQENTFSKVIALGLTGHYDAIYASPIVINYYLDEIIHQPGALVFDKNLPFESSDFHLSSLRQGKVIKQFNEFLYKNQALILELKRKYRLTEKAAQ; the protein is encoded by the coding sequence ATGGATGAATATGAGAGCGCGATTGAAATGAAAATGGTATCCATTGCGATGGCAATGCTTTGCGCAGTATTTCTCAATAATGCCAATGCGAAGTCTTTTGTCGTAGGCGTGGAGCAAATTGATTACTACCCATTGCATGGTTATGTTAATGGGAAATACTCCGGGTATGGCAGAGACGTCCTGGACGCATTTGCCAAGCAATCAGGCTATTCGTTTACTTATGCTCCGCTTCCCGTTTCCCGGCTGTTTTATACCTTCCTCAACGAGAATACGATTGACTTCAAATATCCGGATAATCCGCATTGGCAAGCGGATATGAAAAAAGGAAAATCAGTCCTGTATAGCGATCCAGTCATAAATGTCATTGAAGGATTGCTGGTGAAGCCGGAAAAAGTCGATCAATTGTCTGAGGGTTCTCTTAAGGCCATCGTTACCATGCGCGGCTTCACGCCTTGGCCTTTAGAGCCCGCCATGCGGCAAAAGGTAAATGATGGCATCATTCGGGTCTATCAGGAGAATACCTTCAGCAAGGTGATTGCTCTGGGCTTGACGGGTCACTACGATGCGATCTATGCCAGTCCGATAGTCATCAATTACTATCTGGATGAGATTATTCACCAGCCAGGCGCCTTGGTCTTCGATAAAAACCTCCCGTTTGAAAGTAGCGATTTCCACCTCTCCAGCCTTCGCCAAGGGAAGGTTATCAAGCAGTTCAATGAATTTCTTTATAAAAACCAGGCCTTGATTTTGGAACTGAAAAGAAAGTACAGGCTGACGGAGAAAGCTGCGCAGTAA